A part of Rickettsia canadensis str. McKiel genomic DNA contains:
- a CDS encoding exo-alpha-sialidase, with protein MFILETKIEEFILNNSDLKDVHAATIFAFDDQKLIISFFGKTQSESGKSEENNSIWISLGFKKKNHYQWTTPERIISPQYFRDHHIPLKQDNGIISCGNPVITFFNNQLLIFSKIGPYPRTWSGILSRSYDRGLTWQKPELLHGILGPARNKPLIYENNILSPCSRESCIDDFSYIEYSSDLHTWNLSNPILPFNPQIFQKGYRGFIQPTLVSSNLPNKIIMLVRPRKTDSLISTYIHRSISINKGIYWSNLEPVNLLNPDSAIDTINLSSDVLLLAYNRVINNHKSRNILSVATSYDEGLNWRPITIRNSIYPEGDIEYSNILSEEYSYPAIIMSPDNNEIHVIYTFNRINLKHKVFQLLPK; from the coding sequence ATGTTTATTTTAGAAACAAAAATAGAAGAATTTATTTTAAATAATTCAGATCTAAAAGATGTTCATGCTGCAACCATATTTGCTTTTGACGATCAAAAATTAATAATATCATTTTTTGGTAAAACACAATCTGAATCAGGTAAGTCAGAAGAAAATAACAGTATTTGGATTAGTTTAGGATTTAAAAAGAAAAATCATTATCAATGGACTACTCCAGAAAGAATTATTTCACCGCAATATTTTCGTGATCATCATATTCCTCTTAAACAAGATAATGGGATAATCAGTTGTGGAAATCCAGTAATAACTTTCTTTAATAATCAGTTGCTAATTTTTAGTAAAATCGGACCTTATCCAAGAACATGGAGTGGAATACTATCTCGTTCTTATGATCGAGGATTAACATGGCAAAAACCAGAACTATTACATGGTATTCTAGGACCAGCACGTAATAAACCACTAATTTATGAAAATAATATTTTATCTCCATGTTCTCGAGAAAGTTGTATTGATGACTTTTCATATATAGAATATTCATCAGATTTACATACATGGAATTTAAGTAATCCTATATTACCATTCAACCCTCAAATTTTTCAAAAAGGTTACAGAGGTTTTATACAACCAACTTTAGTTAGTAGTAATTTACCAAATAAAATCATAATGTTAGTAAGACCTAGAAAAACTGATTCCTTAATTTCTACTTACATACACAGATCAATATCTATAAATAAAGGAATATATTGGAGTAATTTAGAACCAGTAAATTTATTAAATCCTGATAGTGCTATTGATACTATTAATTTAAGTAGTGACGTATTGCTACTTGCATATAATCGAGTAATCAATAATCATAAATCACGAAATATATTAAGTGTAGCTACATCCTATGATGAGGGGTTGAATTGGCGCCCTATCACTATTAGAAATTCTATCTATCCTGAAGGGGATATAGAATATAGTAACATCCTGTCTGAAGAATATTCATATCCTGCTATTATTATGAGTCCTGATAACAATGAAATTCATGTAATATATACGTTTAATAGAATTAACCTAAAGCATAAAGTATTTCAATTGCTACCAAAATAA
- a CDS encoding MFS transporter: protein MIEYTKHNEGTFTSLTTEQKKAVGLLSIGTFLEYFDLMLYVHMTVLLNELFFPKADPHTQAIYSAFAFCSTYVMRPVGAIIFGLVGDIIGRKATVIITTFLMSSSCLAMALVPTYAEKGLIATVIVITCRIIQGLSSMGEIVGAQLYLLEITKPPIQYPIVLMTSVFANLGGMIALAVASLVTSFGFNWRIAFWLGTIIAIVGAVARTALRETPEFADAKRRVKKNITLIQKTTDNPLKDNLIYNERVNLKTFFFLLLISCGWPICFYFTYIYCGEILKNSFNFTAEAVIHNNFIVAIVNFCAYLILTYLSYIIYPLRILKIKLVIFFIFALICPYLLNNITTSVHLFLIQSFVMLFFLSANPAMPIFLKHFPVFKRFRTASIIFALSTVSMNIIISFGLVYLTKYFSHWGMQIILFPIIIGFTLGLNYFNNLEKK, encoded by the coding sequence ATGATAGAATATACTAAACATAATGAAGGAACATTTACTTCATTAACAACAGAACAAAAAAAAGCTGTAGGATTATTATCAATTGGAACATTTTTAGAATATTTTGATCTGATGCTATATGTTCATATGACAGTTTTACTGAATGAATTATTTTTTCCTAAGGCAGACCCGCATACTCAAGCTATTTACTCTGCTTTTGCATTTTGTTCTACTTATGTGATGAGGCCTGTTGGAGCCATAATTTTTGGCTTAGTTGGTGACATAATTGGTCGTAAAGCAACTGTAATTATTACTACATTCTTAATGTCGTCTTCGTGTCTTGCAATGGCCCTTGTCCCAACTTATGCTGAAAAAGGACTCATTGCTACTGTGATAGTTATAACATGCCGTATTATTCAAGGTCTATCTTCTATGGGTGAAATAGTTGGAGCACAACTATACTTACTAGAAATAACAAAACCTCCTATACAATATCCTATTGTTTTAATGACATCAGTATTTGCTAATTTAGGAGGAATGATAGCCTTAGCTGTTGCATCTTTAGTCACCTCATTTGGATTTAATTGGCGTATAGCGTTTTGGCTTGGAACTATAATAGCAATTGTTGGAGCAGTTGCCAGAACTGCTTTACGGGAAACTCCTGAATTTGCTGATGCAAAACGTCGTGTTAAGAAAAATATCACTTTAATACAAAAAACTACAGATAATCCATTAAAAGATAATCTTATTTACAATGAAAGGGTCAATCTAAAAACATTCTTCTTTTTATTATTAATATCATGTGGTTGGCCAATATGTTTTTATTTTACTTATATTTATTGTGGTGAAATTTTAAAAAATTCTTTTAATTTTACAGCAGAAGCAGTTATTCATAACAATTTTATTGTAGCAATAGTAAATTTTTGTGCTTATTTAATATTAACTTATTTAAGTTATATTATATACCCATTAAGAATTCTTAAGATTAAATTAGTAATATTTTTTATTTTTGCTCTCATTTGTCCTTATTTACTAAATAATATTACTACTTCTGTTCATTTATTCTTAATTCAATCATTTGTAATGTTATTTTTTCTTAGTGCAAATCCAGCTATGCCAATTTTTCTAAAACATTTTCCAGTTTTTAAACGCTTTAGAACAGCAAGTATAATTTTTGCTTTATCGACTGTTTCCATGAATATTATTATATCTTTTGGTCTTGTATATTTAACAAAATATTTTAGCCATTGGGGAATGCAAATTATACTATTCCCAATAATAATAGGATTTACACTTGGATTAAATTATTTCAATAATTTAGAAAAAAAATAA